CATCGAGGCCGTCACCTACGCCAACAAGGACCCGTACTGGCAGGCGACCGCCGATGATTCCACCTCAGTGCTGCCCACGGAGAACGTCACGGCAAAGGCCGACGGCGGGCGCCTCACCGCGGAACTCCCGGCCGTGTCCTGGTCCATGATCCGGCTGGCCGTCAGGGTGTAGTCCGGCAGTTTTCGCCGGAAGGTGCGGCAGCCGGGCGCGGAAGCAATGTTTCCGGCGCCCGGCTGACGCGCCTGCCAACCTCTGGGAGGATGGACCGCATGGAACTGCACATCACGGGGGATCCCGCCGCGGACAAGTTGCTAAGCGAGGACGACTTCGCCCTGTTGACCGGCATGCTGCTGGACCAGCAGGTGACCATGGAGTCGGCGTTCGCCGGGCCCGAAAAGATCAGGACCCGGACCGGGTCCATGAAACCTGAAGCCATTGCAGCCCACGATCCGCAGGCCTTCGTGGAAATGTTCAAGGAACGGCCGGCCGTCCACCGTTTTCCCGGCTCCATGGCCGCCCGTGTGCAGGCACTTGCCGAAGCCGTGCAGAACGAGTGGGACGGCGAAGCCGCGGCCATCTGGACCAAGGGTGAACCCGACGGTGCCGAGGTGCTCCGCCGGCTGAAGGCGCTGCCCGGGTTCGGCGAGCAAAAGGCCAGGATTTTCCTGGCCCTGCTGGGCAAGCAGCGCGGCCTGCAGGCGCCCGGCTGGCGTGAAGCGGCCGGACACTACGGCGAGGAGGGCGCCTACCTGTCCGTCGCGGACATCGTGGACCCCGAATCCCTGGTCAAGGTGCGCGCCAGCAAGCAGGCCGCCAAGGCCGCAGCGAAAGCGGCAAAGGCCAAGGACTGACCCTCCCGCGAACCCGGGGCGGCCCTGCCTGGGATCGCCAGATGCTGTGCGGACGCCGTTTTCTGCAACGATGTATCCCAGGAACTGGCGGAATACACGAAGGAGCCATGATGGCGGTCACCATGAACGACGTTGCGAAGGCGGCGGGGGTGTCGCTCAAGACAGTCTCCAACGTCCTGAATGACTACGAGTTCATCCGCCCTGCCACCAAGCAGCGGGTCCAGGACGCCATCGCGGAACTGGGATACGAAGCCAACCTCACCGCGCGGAGCCTGCGGTCCGGGAAAACCTCCATGCTGGGTTTGGTCTTGTCCGATCTTTCCGCGCCGTACTACGCGGAGCTTGCCTCCAAGCTGATGAAAGAGGCTTCCCAGCGGGGCTACCGGGTCCTGGTGGAGCAGTCCGACGCCGAAGGCAGTGTGGAACTGAACGCCCTGCAGGGACCGTTCCGGCAGCTCACCGACGGCCTGCTGTTCACCCCGCTGGCCATTGACGCGGATGCGATCGCTGCCAAGGTGGGCAAGAAACCCCTGGTGATGCTCGGCGAACACATCATGGATTCCCGGTTTGACCTGGTCACCATGAAAAACGGTGAAGCGGCCGCTGCCGTCACCGAACACCTGCTGGGAAGCGGACGCCGCCGCATTGCCGTGCTCGGCGCCCATCCCGAAGAGTCGGCGGGCAGTGCCGGCCTGCGGCTAAACGGCTACCGGAGTGCGCTGCAGCAGGCAGGGATCCTGTTCGATCCATCCCTGATCGCACCGGCAGAGTGGCGCCGGGACGCCGGAGCCAGCGCAGTGGCCGGGCTGGTGGAAAGCGGCGTCCGGTTTGACGCCGTGTTTGGCCTGAACGACGTGCTGGCGCTCGGAGCCATGCACGAACTGCTGATCCGTGGGGTCAGGGTTCCGCAGGACGTTGCCGTGGCAGGCTTCGATGACATCGACGAAGCGCGGTTCGCGTCTCCATCGCTCACCACCGTGTCGCCCGGAATGGACGAGATCGCGGAACGCTCAATCAGCCTGCTGCTGGACAGGATCGCCGGAAATGAGACAGCCGAACGGGGAGTCCACGTAGAGGCCGGGTTCCAGCTGAAGATCCGGGAGTCCGCGCCCTGACTTTCCCCCGCCAGGTTTCGCCCGTCGCATTGGCGGGTAAGGTTTCGGCACCGGTTCAACAACGGAAAGGTGCCTCCATGATTGCTCTCTTTGTCATCGACATGCAGAACGCGTACTTCGAAGCACCGGAACTGGCTGCCCAGCAGGAGAGGCTCGTCAGTTCCTGCAACAGGCTGTTGGAAGCCTTCACTTCCAACGGCCACAAGGCGCTGCTGGTAGGCACCGAGCACGAGCGCGACAAGTCGACCTGGACTCTGAACATGCTCGACGACGACCAGGGTTTCATTTTCCGGGGCAGCAAGCAGGCCGAGGCAGTTCCGGGCCTCGCCACCGACGGCCTGCCCCAGCTCAACAAGACCCGGGACAGCGCCTTCATCGGGACTAATCTGCTGTCCCGGCTGCGGAACTGGGGCGCCGACGAAGTGGTGCTGGCCGGCGTCTCCACCCACAACTGCATAGCCCAGACCGGGGCGGACGCCTTCGCCCACAACATCCGGGTCACCTACGCCCAGGACGCCATGGCATCGGAGGACAACAAGGACGCGGCGGACATGCTCCGCATCCTCTCCACCACGTACCGCCAGAACGTCCAGTCCAGCGACGAGATCCTGGAACGGCTGCGCCGCTAGCAGCCCACTACATCCCTGAAACGCTGACCGTCTGGCTCGGATGGATCGACCTGGTCGAGGCCAGCCTGCTGCCCGTGGCGCTGCTGCTGGCGGTCTGGGGCGCGGCGGCGCTGCGGTGGCGTGCGCCCGCTTCGTCCCGGTTCCGTCAGCTCAGGCGGCCATCCGGCCCTTGATCCTGCGGTGCGGCCGGTTCTTTGCTCCCGCATGTTCCGCCGCACGCGGGCCCGCCAGGACCTGCCCGCCGTCGGGCACGGTGCTGTCCGCATGGAGGTGAACCCCGTGCTCGATCAGGACGCCGGAACCGATGCGCGAGTGACTGCCAATATGCGCACGGTTTCCGATGACCGTTGCCCGGCCGATGCGCACGCCGTCACCCACTACCGTCCGGTCACCGAGCTCCGCGTCACGGTCGATCCAGCTGCCGTGCCCGATCCTGCACCCCGCACCGATACGGGCACCATGCTCCACATACGTCATGGCGCCAATACGGGCGCTTTCAGCCACCACAGCCCCGGGCGCTACCAGTCCACCGCCGTTGGCGTGCCGCGCATAGCGGGTCACCTTTCCGGCGTCGTCTTCAACTGATACAAACTTCCCGTTCATTCGATCCCTCGTTTACCGCGCGGTAACTTACCGCACAGTCAGTTAACGGTTGAGAACTCAAAGGGATTCCCGCGCGGCGCCGATCAGTCTGTCCCCTACGGCGAGTCCTCTCCCGGCTGCACGCCTTCATCCTGTTCAGGGGCGGCATTTTCCTCTGTCAGCAGCAAGGCGGTCCCTTGATAGGCAGGCAGTTCGAGGAAGAAGCTGTGCAGGTCGTCAACCTGGCCCACTGCATCACCTGTGAACAGGTCGTGCACTGCGGCGCCGGGCGGCAGGTGGCTGGACTGGATGCTGCCGGCAATGTCCTGGTCGGAGAAGTTCAGCACTGTAACCTCGAGCGCGCCGCTTCCCAACTGGTTGACCATGACCAGCAGGCCACGGTTGGATACGTCCGGCACATCCAGCAGGGCGCCTGTAGCTATGCCATGTTCTTCGCGAACAGTCAGGATCTGCTGGAGCCGCCTTGCGTAAGAGTTCGGGTTCTGCAGCTGGTCAGGGAGCGGCCCGTACAGGCTGCGTGCCCGGGGCATACCGGAGGAGGAGCTCTCCGCGTCCGGGCTGGTGCCCATGATGTCGTGTGCCCCACGGTTGATCCAGCGGGTGTCGCCCTGTGCGGTCAGCTCCTCAACGGTCTTCCGGTCCAGTGCAGTAATGCCGGCAAGGTCCCAGCCCGAAAGTGCAAAGACCCCGGGCTGCAGGGCGTTGTACATCGAGAGAAGGATGTGCACGTCCAGGATCTGTGCCTCCTCTTCAGGAGTGACCGCGTCAGGGTCCTGCATTCCCAGGGCGGCCATAATGAAGCTGACCGAGGTGCAGGCGATCCCGTTGGTGGTGAACACCGCGTTGTAGGGGGCGTTCTCCCCGGTCAGGCGATCCCGCATCGTTTGCTGGACCTGTTCGGCGAGCTGGGCGCCTGTGAGTTCCTGCCCGTTGAACTCGAAGATCTCATCCCGGTGCCCGGCAGCAAAGTGCATCAGCTCGTAGGTTAGCTCGTCATGGTTTTGCAGTGCGTGAACCAGTGACGCCTGGTCAACCCCGATTTCCATCGACAGGCGGAGCGTCAGCCGCAGCAACTCCGTATCGGCGGTAACCAGTGCGTAATGGTATGCGGGCCGCGTGATGAAGTCGTAGGAAAGGTCAGGGCCCGCTTCCGAGGTCGCTTTGATGTCGTCGATGGTCAGGTTGAGTTCCTGGAAGGAGAACCCGCCAACCTTGCGGATCATGGATCCAATGAGCTGATTGGCAGCCTCGGACAGAGGATGCCCCTCTGACCAGCCGGGCTGCTCTTCAGCGCTCTTTTCCACTCCGAGGAAGCCGTTGGCATCGAGCCGGAGCGCGCCGGTGCCGAGGTCAACCAGGGAATGCAGAGCGTCTCCGACTACAAGGCGCATCCCGGCGAAGGTGGGATCCAGCCAGTTGATGGAGGGCTGGCCTGCCTTGAAGTAGTGGAGGTAGACCCAGCGGCGGGTTTGCCCTGTGGTGTCAACGATCGGCCGGGTTGCGCTCCAGTTCGTTTCCTTGACGCCGGGCTCATAGAAAATGACCCGCTGCAGCCGGCCGATGATGTATCCGGCCTTCTGCAGGGCCTGTTCAGAGTCGGGACTCAGGTTTACTGAGTCGTGCCCTTCGGGGACGTCCGGCAGCAGGTGCCAGTCCTCCTCAGGGATATCGATCATGTGGTAGATCCCGGGGTAGTCCCGGAAATTCATCTCGGCAAGGCGGAAGTCGGCTCCCTTGCCGGTGTGGCCGGGAACGATGTCATCGATGATGGTTCCGCCGTGGTCTGCCGCCACCTGGCACATCGAGCGGAACTCGTCCTCCGTGCCGAACACCGGGTCAATCGCCATGCTGATCCGGTCGAAGTGCCCGTCCACGCTGGGCGTCTGGGTCCAGCCGCTGATGCCTCCCGCCAGTTTGACGGGACCGGTGTGGATGGCGCGGATACCTATCTGGCTGAAGGCTTCCCACATGTCGGGATCGCCCAGCGCAGAGAGGAAGGACTGGCTGGACCTGGTGATGAAGGACAGGGGATACGCGGTAAACCATACGGGTGCACGCTCGACGGCGGCCCGCG
The window above is part of the Pseudarthrobacter sp. NS4 genome. Proteins encoded here:
- a CDS encoding transferase; this translates as MNGKFVSVEDDAGKVTRYARHANGGGLVAPGAVVAESARIGAMTYVEHGARIGAGCRIGHGSWIDRDAELGDRTVVGDGVRIGRATVIGNRAHIGSHSRIGSGVLIEHGVHLHADSTVPDGGQVLAGPRAAEHAGAKNRPHRRIKGRMAA
- a CDS encoding cysteine hydrolase family protein, which produces MIALFVIDMQNAYFEAPELAAQQERLVSSCNRLLEAFTSNGHKALLVGTEHERDKSTWTLNMLDDDQGFIFRGSKQAEAVPGLATDGLPQLNKTRDSAFIGTNLLSRLRNWGADEVVLAGVSTHNCIAQTGADAFAHNIRVTYAQDAMASEDNKDAADMLRILSTTYRQNVQSSDEILERLRR
- a CDS encoding LacI family DNA-binding transcriptional regulator encodes the protein MAVTMNDVAKAAGVSLKTVSNVLNDYEFIRPATKQRVQDAIAELGYEANLTARSLRSGKTSMLGLVLSDLSAPYYAELASKLMKEASQRGYRVLVEQSDAEGSVELNALQGPFRQLTDGLLFTPLAIDADAIAAKVGKKPLVMLGEHIMDSRFDLVTMKNGEAAAAVTEHLLGSGRRRIAVLGAHPEESAGSAGLRLNGYRSALQQAGILFDPSLIAPAEWRRDAGASAVAGLVESGVRFDAVFGLNDVLALGAMHELLIRGVRVPQDVAVAGFDDIDEARFASPSLTTVSPGMDEIAERSISLLLDRIAGNETAERGVHVEAGFQLKIRESAP
- a CDS encoding HhH-GPD-type base excision DNA repair protein is translated as MDRMELHITGDPAADKLLSEDDFALLTGMLLDQQVTMESAFAGPEKIRTRTGSMKPEAIAAHDPQAFVEMFKERPAVHRFPGSMAARVQALAEAVQNEWDGEAAAIWTKGEPDGAEVLRRLKALPGFGEQKARIFLALLGKQRGLQAPGWREAAGHYGEEGAYLSVADIVDPESLVKVRASKQAAKAAAKAAKAKD
- the treS gene encoding maltose alpha-D-glucosyltransferase encodes the protein MREPSTSDGIYEVDTVAGEDEEAAAEPSVEPDVNFDEHLYPARPKALRPTARRRQYFATRPSFEFDGRNAAYVEWLRNQAMLGDANTLARQLSGQASMWQNSYAHPNPRAAVERAPVWFTAYPLSFITRSSQSFLSALGDPDMWEAFSQIGIRAIHTGPVKLAGGISGWTQTPSVDGHFDRISMAIDPVFGTEDEFRSMCQVAADHGGTIIDDIVPGHTGKGADFRLAEMNFRDYPGIYHMIDIPEEDWHLLPDVPEGHDSVNLSPDSEQALQKAGYIIGRLQRVIFYEPGVKETNWSATRPIVDTTGQTRRWVYLHYFKAGQPSINWLDPTFAGMRLVVGDALHSLVDLGTGALRLDANGFLGVEKSAEEQPGWSEGHPLSEAANQLIGSMIRKVGGFSFQELNLTIDDIKATSEAGPDLSYDFITRPAYHYALVTADTELLRLTLRLSMEIGVDQASLVHALQNHDELTYELMHFAAGHRDEIFEFNGQELTGAQLAEQVQQTMRDRLTGENAPYNAVFTTNGIACTSVSFIMAALGMQDPDAVTPEEEAQILDVHILLSMYNALQPGVFALSGWDLAGITALDRKTVEELTAQGDTRWINRGAHDIMGTSPDAESSSSGMPRARSLYGPLPDQLQNPNSYARRLQQILTVREEHGIATGALLDVPDVSNRGLLVMVNQLGSGALEVTVLNFSDQDIAGSIQSSHLPPGAAVHDLFTGDAVGQVDDLHSFFLELPAYQGTALLLTEENAAPEQDEGVQPGEDSP